The Thioalkalivibrio thiocyanodenitrificans ARhD 1 genome window below encodes:
- a CDS encoding DUF1289 domain-containing protein translates to MAKDIQSPCVDICQLKSDICVGCGRVTDEIRRWHGMKRKEKMLVVQRARERLKKVNRSRT, encoded by the coding sequence TTGGCCAAGGACATTCAAAGCCCCTGCGTCGACATCTGCCAGCTCAAGTCGGATATCTGCGTCGGCTGCGGGCGCGTGACCGATGAGATCCGGCGCTGGCATGGCATGAAGCGCAAGGAGAAGATGCTGGTGGTTCAGCGGGCCCGCGAGCGCCTGAAGAAGGTCAACCGCTCGCGTACCTGA
- a CDS encoding class I SAM-dependent methyltransferase, protein MKRDPEDSPAPRDPDAHGQQCLIRAWDEAADGYVSYFEPRFRPWIEDAVAALREASPDPGIVVAPGCGAGLELRLLAEALPGHDILGLDPAAGMCRNAARRIHDLPRVTVRRDDGTRTDAWPRPCAGVLSCFVLQLLPHPERALAAWMQALAPGGVLSVVFWPGDLEPEGPFATVRRILEARLAPRNRAWEGTVQDALRAAGGDVLRDETRGHAMRHESAEAFWEAMTLSGPLRPLVLSRGARFVDDVRRAFLRASPSGELVHEPRARLVLARRG, encoded by the coding sequence ATGAAACGAGACCCGGAGGACAGTCCCGCGCCGCGTGATCCCGACGCGCATGGACAGCAATGCCTGATCCGCGCCTGGGACGAGGCGGCCGACGGCTACGTGTCCTATTTCGAGCCGCGCTTCCGGCCATGGATCGAGGATGCGGTGGCGGCCTTGCGGGAAGCCTCGCCGGACCCGGGCATAGTGGTGGCGCCCGGTTGCGGCGCCGGGCTCGAGTTGCGCCTGCTCGCCGAGGCCCTGCCCGGACACGACATCCTGGGCCTCGACCCCGCGGCAGGCATGTGCCGCAACGCGGCCCGCCGTATACATGACCTGCCGCGCGTCACGGTACGCCGGGACGACGGCACCCGGACCGACGCCTGGCCGCGGCCCTGCGCGGGCGTGCTCTCCTGCTTCGTCCTGCAACTGCTCCCGCATCCCGAACGGGCGCTCGCGGCCTGGATGCAGGCCCTGGCGCCGGGCGGCGTCCTGAGCGTCGTGTTCTGGCCGGGCGACCTGGAGCCGGAGGGACCGTTCGCCACGGTGCGCCGGATCCTGGAGGCGCGGCTCGCGCCGCGGAACCGCGCCTGGGAGGGAACTGTGCAGGACGCGCTTCGCGCGGCCGGGGGTGACGTGCTGCGTGACGAGACACGGGGGCATGCCATGCGTCACGAAAGTGCCGAGGCATTCTGGGAGGCGATGACCCTTTCCGGCCCGCTGCGCCCGCTGGTGCTGTCACGCGGGGCGCGGTTCGTGGACGATGTCCGGCGGGCCTTCCTGCGGGCCTCGCCGTCCGGAGAGCTCGTGCACGAACCGCGCGCACGGCTCGTGCTTGCGCGCCGCGGGTGA
- a CDS encoding carbonic anhydrase, with translation MSDSPEAWLKAFEDPRDAVRQEVADIRALPFMPRDVVVHGLVYELSSGRVEVVVNGYEHA, from the coding sequence ATGAGTGATTCTCCCGAAGCATGGCTCAAGGCCTTCGAGGATCCACGCGACGCGGTGCGACAGGAGGTGGCCGACATCCGGGCCTTGCCGTTCATGCCCCGGGACGTGGTCGTCCACGGGCTGGTGTACGAGTTGTCTTCGGGCAGGGTGGAGGTTGTGGTCAACGGTTACGAGCATGCCTGA
- a CDS encoding sulfite exporter TauE/SafE family protein, producing the protein MMIEFPVSGVETSLWLPPLVAFVLSFFSSMVGVSGAFLLMPFQMSVLGYAGPSASATNLVFNLFATPGGVWRYSRDRRMAWPLAGIILLGTLPGVVLGFYLRVLVFPDEGRFKLFVGVVLLLLAWRLLSEFAPWANRKRAPQWTGSGTVHLARHDWRRMEFRQDGQVCGFPVPAMLALAFVVGIVGGTYGIGGGAIIAPFCIAVFRLPVAVVAGAALAGTFATSVIGIAVYSLLPVPGGGGAAPDWLLGSLFGVGGLVGMYAGAATQKHMPQALLRLGLGLLLGALGAWYLWPGGV; encoded by the coding sequence ATGATGATCGAGTTCCCGGTCTCCGGGGTCGAGACCTCGCTCTGGCTGCCGCCCCTCGTGGCCTTTGTGCTGTCTTTCTTTTCCTCCATGGTCGGGGTCTCCGGTGCCTTTCTGTTGATGCCGTTTCAGATGAGCGTGCTGGGTTACGCAGGACCGTCGGCTTCCGCGACCAACCTGGTTTTCAATCTTTTCGCCACGCCTGGGGGGGTGTGGCGTTACAGCAGGGACAGGCGCATGGCCTGGCCCCTGGCGGGCATCATCCTCCTCGGCACGCTGCCGGGGGTCGTGCTGGGCTTCTATCTTCGGGTGTTGGTCTTCCCGGACGAGGGACGTTTCAAGCTGTTTGTCGGGGTCGTTCTGCTGCTCCTGGCGTGGCGGCTGCTCTCGGAGTTTGCACCCTGGGCGAATCGGAAAAGGGCCCCGCAGTGGACCGGCTCGGGAACGGTGCATCTCGCCCGCCACGACTGGCGGCGAATGGAGTTTCGCCAGGATGGTCAAGTGTGCGGCTTCCCGGTGCCGGCCATGCTGGCCCTTGCGTTTGTGGTGGGCATCGTCGGCGGCACCTACGGCATCGGCGGCGGCGCGATCATTGCGCCATTCTGCATCGCCGTGTTCAGGCTTCCGGTGGCCGTGGTGGCCGGTGCCGCCCTGGCGGGGACGTTTGCGACTTCGGTGATCGGGATCGCCGTGTACTCCCTGCTGCCCGTGCCGGGCGGGGGTGGCGCCGCGCCCGACTGGCTGCTGGGCAGTCTCTTCGGAGTGGGGGGGCTGGTGGGCATGTATGCGGGTGCGGCAACCCAGAAGCACATGCCGCAGGCATTGCTGAGGCTGGGACTGGGGCTGCTACTGGGCGCCCTGGGGGCGTGGTATCTGTGGCCGGGCGGCGTCTGA
- a CDS encoding TSUP family transporter, with translation MEIGFIELTLVNVIFLFLVGFVGGLVSGFIGSGGAFVLTPAMMSMGVMAVMAVAANMCHKFPKALVGAIKRHRFGQVDLKLGIVMGISAEAGVLYGAGLQQSIRETFGAAGSNLYVSTVFVVVLAIVGTYVLRDAWRMYHSGDPDREKITRLARWVQSVHIPGTMMYFKSIDARISVLFTLPLGFATGMLAATIAVGGFIGVPAMMYVLGVPGLMASATELVIAFIMGMGGSIKFAWSGLVDIRLAMILLAGSLFGIQLGAIGTTYVKPYMVKIVMGVIMILALASRALMIPVYLSDLGRIDPLRDTTARMLGDISFAMLILALTVGAGIVFAALIRGIRAHHAKLAAIDAPVGTFTPPEPAEAVAFPPAGRLKRIMLVTDGSEYSESAVGQAIDMARRCDAGLFAFTVLPTPFYASPFGDPLHKEEKRQAVERLMKVRARAHAAGLECEILLGHGEDPWLEIIEQAEQSAMDLIVMGRRDQDDVLRSMLGSTTGKVIGRTRSNVLVVPRGTHCAGKRLILPVDGSGHSDAAALAALTLVQRCPMPITIVSVAGDNTGLPEARAIAERIRMRMHEAPRPVEIVVRSGIPDRVIIDCARNRQADLIVMGSHGRTGVDRLLMGSVTEKVIGQSQWPVLVVKPGQTALSARMSAPLSAGQSRSDAARPQIPRPQGAQ, from the coding sequence ATGGAGATCGGATTCATCGAACTGACCCTCGTTAACGTCATATTCCTGTTCCTGGTCGGCTTCGTGGGCGGCCTGGTGAGCGGGTTCATCGGTTCCGGCGGGGCGTTCGTGCTCACGCCCGCGATGATGTCCATGGGCGTTATGGCGGTCATGGCGGTGGCCGCGAACATGTGTCACAAGTTCCCGAAGGCCCTGGTGGGTGCCATCAAGCGGCACCGGTTCGGACAGGTGGACCTCAAGCTCGGGATCGTCATGGGCATCTCCGCCGAGGCCGGTGTGCTCTACGGCGCCGGGCTCCAGCAGAGCATTCGCGAGACCTTCGGCGCCGCGGGGTCCAATCTCTACGTGTCGACGGTGTTCGTGGTGGTACTGGCCATCGTCGGCACCTACGTGCTGCGCGACGCCTGGCGCATGTACCACTCCGGGGATCCCGACAGGGAGAAGATCACCCGCCTGGCCCGGTGGGTGCAGTCCGTACACATCCCCGGCACCATGATGTATTTCAAGTCCATCGATGCCCGCATCTCGGTGCTGTTCACCCTCCCTCTGGGGTTCGCCACCGGCATGCTGGCGGCCACCATTGCGGTGGGCGGATTCATCGGCGTGCCGGCCATGATGTACGTGCTCGGCGTCCCGGGGCTCATGGCCTCTGCCACGGAACTGGTGATCGCCTTCATCATGGGCATGGGGGGGTCGATCAAGTTCGCCTGGAGCGGACTGGTGGACATCCGCCTGGCGATGATCCTCCTGGCCGGCTCCCTGTTCGGCATCCAGCTGGGCGCCATCGGCACCACCTACGTCAAGCCCTACATGGTCAAGATCGTCATGGGCGTGATCATGATCCTGGCACTTGCCAGCCGCGCGCTCATGATCCCGGTCTATCTCTCGGATCTGGGCAGAATCGATCCGCTGCGGGACACCACGGCCCGCATGCTCGGCGATATCAGTTTCGCCATGCTGATCCTCGCCCTCACCGTGGGCGCGGGCATCGTGTTCGCCGCACTGATCAGGGGGATCCGTGCCCATCATGCAAAGCTGGCCGCCATCGACGCCCCGGTCGGCACCTTCACACCGCCGGAACCCGCCGAAGCGGTTGCGTTCCCCCCGGCGGGCCGCCTCAAGCGCATCATGCTGGTCACCGACGGCTCCGAGTACAGTGAGAGCGCCGTCGGCCAGGCCATCGACATGGCCAGGCGCTGCGATGCCGGGTTGTTCGCCTTCACCGTACTGCCGACGCCTTTCTACGCCAGCCCCTTCGGGGATCCCCTGCACAAGGAGGAAAAACGCCAGGCGGTCGAGCGCCTGATGAAGGTGCGTGCCCGTGCACACGCCGCGGGTCTTGAGTGCGAGATCCTGCTGGGCCACGGAGAAGACCCCTGGCTGGAGATCATCGAGCAGGCCGAACAGAGCGCCATGGACCTGATCGTCATGGGCCGGCGCGACCAGGACGATGTGCTGCGCTCGATGCTCGGCAGCACCACCGGGAAGGTCATCGGCCGCACCCGAAGCAATGTGCTGGTCGTGCCGCGCGGCACGCACTGTGCCGGCAAGCGCCTGATCCTGCCCGTGGACGGATCCGGCCACAGCGACGCTGCCGCGCTCGCCGCGCTGACCCTGGTGCAGCGCTGCCCGATGCCGATCACCATCGTATCGGTTGCCGGTGACAACACCGGGCTTCCGGAAGCGCGCGCCATCGCCGAACGGATCCGCATGCGCATGCACGAAGCACCTCGGCCTGTCGAGATCGTGGTACGGTCAGGCATCCCCGACCGGGTCATCATCGATTGCGCCCGGAACCGCCAGGCCGACCTCATCGTCATGGGCAGCCACGGCCGCACCGGCGTCGACCGGCTGCTCATGGGCAGCGTGACCGAAAAGGTCATCGGACAGAGCCAGTGGCCGGTGCTGGTGGTGAAACCGGGGCAGACCGCGTTGTCCGCCCGGATGTCGGCGCCCTTGTCCGCGGGACAGTCCCGCTCAGACGCCGCCCGGCCACAGATACCACGCCCCCAGGGCGCCCAGTAG
- a CDS encoding LysR family transcriptional regulator, protein MEYKNLPDMNALATLRAVVELGGVDQAARALFVGQPAVTKRLRGLEASYGMALMQRRGRRLGLTPAGERVYAYARLVLDHQSALLEDLAYLREGADRLRLEVTFAIGEHLLPELLLRFDERHPEYRIESRMGYTRRIQTRLATGLADLALLEQAPDHPDILVQKWLNDELVLVCGPNHPLWGRDQLGLDELTRQRFVLREPQSSMRATLDGALAELGITVPVSMEVGSTDTIVEMLGRGRYLSFLPRFAVQEALKKGELRQLRVQGLHISRTLWIARTRANLDNPVAEAFIRLLRARADEGQGTRAG, encoded by the coding sequence ATGGAATATAAAAACCTTCCGGACATGAACGCCCTGGCCACCCTGCGCGCGGTGGTCGAACTCGGCGGCGTGGATCAGGCGGCTCGAGCGCTGTTCGTGGGTCAGCCGGCGGTCACCAAGCGCCTGCGCGGCCTGGAGGCCAGCTATGGCATGGCGCTGATGCAGCGCAGGGGTCGCCGGCTGGGCCTGACCCCGGCCGGCGAGCGCGTGTATGCCTATGCGCGGCTGGTGCTGGACCACCAGTCGGCGTTGCTGGAGGATCTCGCCTATCTGCGCGAAGGGGCCGACCGGCTGCGACTGGAGGTGACCTTCGCCATCGGCGAGCACCTGCTGCCGGAGCTGCTGCTGAGGTTCGACGAGCGTCATCCCGAGTACCGCATCGAGAGCCGCATGGGCTACACGCGGCGCATCCAGACCCGCCTGGCCACGGGGCTGGCCGACCTGGCGCTGCTGGAACAGGCGCCGGATCATCCGGACATCCTTGTACAGAAGTGGCTGAACGACGAACTGGTGCTGGTGTGCGGCCCGAACCACCCCCTGTGGGGCAGGGACCAGCTGGGCCTCGACGAACTGACACGCCAGCGTTTCGTGCTGCGCGAACCGCAGTCGTCGATGCGGGCCACCCTGGACGGGGCGCTGGCCGAGCTGGGGATCACCGTCCCGGTGAGCATGGAGGTAGGCTCCACGGACACGATTGTCGAAATGCTCGGGCGCGGGCGCTACCTGAGTTTTCTGCCCCGTTTCGCCGTACAGGAGGCCCTGAAAAAGGGTGAGTTGCGCCAGCTGCGCGTGCAGGGCCTGCACATCTCGCGCACGCTGTGGATTGCCCGCACCCGCGCCAATCTGGACAACCCTGTCGCGGAGGCCTTCATCCGGCTGTTGCGTGCGCGCGCCGATGAAGGTCAGGGGACCCGCGCCGGCTGA
- a CDS encoding DUF1028 domain-containing protein: protein MATYSIVARDPDTGHLGVAVQSHYFAVGSLTPHALAGAGSVTIQSFAKLYYGNEGLRLMRKGASAGQALRALLARDHHADYRQVAMVDANGGSAAHTGNLCIPAAGHRLGDGYACQGNLLLNEGTWDVMAEAFEDAQGELVNRMIAALEAGEEAGGDLRGKRSAAVIVVNGRFTGDPAEDIAFDLRVEDHDRPLGELRRLMVLKKAFHHNSSGDHYLRNGDFESAVREFSIAESLAPDHEELVFWRAVALVNAGHMNEAEPMFRKLFRSSDSWRVMVERIARSRFLPDDPAVVESILRLAPSRSSG, encoded by the coding sequence GTGGCCACCTATTCCATCGTCGCCCGCGACCCGGACACGGGGCACCTGGGCGTGGCCGTGCAGTCCCACTATTTCGCCGTGGGCAGCCTCACGCCCCACGCCCTGGCCGGCGCGGGGTCGGTGACCATCCAGTCGTTCGCCAAGCTCTACTACGGAAACGAGGGTCTGCGCCTCATGCGCAAGGGCGCCTCCGCCGGCCAGGCTCTGCGCGCGCTGCTTGCCCGGGATCACCACGCCGATTACCGCCAGGTGGCCATGGTCGATGCCAACGGCGGATCGGCCGCCCACACCGGCAACCTGTGCATCCCGGCGGCCGGGCATCGCCTCGGCGACGGCTACGCCTGCCAGGGGAACCTGCTGCTGAACGAGGGTACCTGGGACGTGATGGCCGAGGCCTTCGAAGACGCGCAGGGCGAGCTGGTCAACCGGATGATCGCGGCCCTGGAGGCCGGCGAGGAGGCCGGCGGCGACCTGCGCGGCAAGCGTTCCGCGGCGGTCATCGTGGTCAACGGCCGGTTCACCGGCGACCCCGCCGAGGACATCGCCTTCGACCTGCGCGTGGAGGACCACGACCGGCCACTCGGGGAACTTCGCCGCCTGATGGTGTTGAAGAAGGCCTTTCATCACAACAGCAGCGGGGACCACTATCTGCGCAACGGCGATTTCGAATCCGCCGTGCGGGAATTCTCCATTGCCGAATCCCTGGCGCCGGACCACGAGGAACTGGTGTTCTGGCGGGCCGTGGCACTGGTGAATGCCGGCCACATGAATGAGGCCGAGCCCATGTTCCGGAAGCTGTTCCGGTCCTCCGACAGCTGGCGGGTCATGGTGGAACGCATCGCCCGATCCCGTTTTCTGCCCGACGACCCCGCAGTGGTGGAATCAATTCTTCGCCTGGCGCCCTCCCGCAGCAGCGGCTGA
- a CDS encoding 4a-hydroxytetrahydrobiopterin dehydratase: MSGLTSESCEACRVGAPTVTDEEMATLGKEVPEWQVLERDGIRQLERVFKFDNFADALAFTNKVGELAESAGHHPAILTEWGRVTVTWWSHKIRGLHRNDYIMAAKTDALS, encoded by the coding sequence ATGAGCGGACTGACGTCGGAAAGTTGTGAAGCGTGCCGCGTCGGCGCGCCGACGGTCACGGATGAGGAAATGGCGACTTTGGGCAAGGAGGTGCCCGAGTGGCAGGTTCTGGAACGTGACGGGATCAGGCAGCTCGAGCGCGTGTTCAAGTTCGACAATTTCGCCGATGCGCTGGCGTTCACCAACAAGGTGGGCGAACTGGCCGAATCCGCGGGCCATCACCCGGCCATTCTCACCGAGTGGGGCCGGGTGACCGTGACCTGGTGGTCCCACAAGATCCGGGGCCTGCATCGCAACGACTACATCATGGCGGCGAAGACGGACGCTTTGAGCTGA